Proteins from a genomic interval of Nasonia vitripennis strain AsymCx chromosome 3, Nvit_psr_1.1, whole genome shotgun sequence:
- the LOC100679834 gene encoding probable basic-leucine zipper transcription factor Q isoform X1, whose protein sequence is MTAKKLLLLLLAAGVSADYWTDRGYTYEVYEFDLPATPQNGYQQQQQQYYYPQQQQHYYPHQQQQNYYPQQQPHHNHYQQQKKKQQQQQQQYYPQVQVTQQTNPSVSVSEAEWVCTNTKTQDTMIIASEDGPVPNRVNGQQQWHQVYPQQPGNNQPNYPQPQQPVYPQPQQPAYPQTQAPPVTNAPTTTTEDTNRPIWGSGGNDNRYPQTQAPVTVKPTTTTTEDTNRPIWGDNNKQPNFPEVKPSFPTSTTQKPVDPLWPEGGNGNKPGFTVIEPTRKPKPHKTTKAPIDDDDDDGPLDIVMG, encoded by the exons ATGACGGCGAAAAAACTGCTGTTATTGCTTCTCGCGGCTGGAGTATCGGCCGATTACTGGACCGACAGGGGATACACCTACGAGGTCTACGAGTTCGATCTCCCGGCTACACCGCAGAATGGCTaccagcaacaacaacagcaataTTACTATcctcagcaacagcagcactATTATCcccatcagcagcagcagaactaTTATCCTCAGCAGCAACCGCATCATAATCACTATCAGCaacagaagaagaagcagcagcagcagcagcagcagtactaTCCTCAAGTTCAAGTGACCCAGCAAACTAATCCCAGTGTGTCGGTATCGGAAGCCGAATGGGTTTGCACTAATACCAAAACTCAAGACACG ATGATCATCGCTTCGGAGGACGGACCGGTACCGAACCGAGTCAATGGACAACAGCAATGGCACCAGGTCTATCCACAGCAGCCAGGAAATAATCAGCCGAACTATCCGCAACCCCAACAGCCAGTCTACCCTCAACCACAGCAACCAGCTTACCCGCAAACTCAAGCCCCGCCAGTGACCAATGCACCAACCACCACAACTGAAGACACAAACCGACCGATTTGGGGTAGTGGTGGAAACGACAATCGTTACCCTCAAACCCAGGCTCCAGTAACCGTCAAACCGACCACAACCACTACAGAGGATACGAATCGACCTATCTGGGGTGATAACAACAAGCAACCAAACTTTcctgaagtgaagccaagttTCCCGACATCAACTACCCAGAAGCCCGTCGATCCTTTGTGGCCTGAGGGCGGTAATGGTAATAAGCCAGGTTTTACCGTGATTGAACCAACTCGTAAGCCAAAACCGCACAAGACTACTAAAG CTCCGatcgacgatgacgacgatgacgGCCCATTGGACATAGTAATGGGGTAG